The genomic window TATAGAGCACTTATAGGGGATGCTATAGAGGGGGCTATAGTAGTGCCTGAGAGGACGCATTACGGACCAGATATCGTCGAGCTTATAGCCCCGGAGAATATCAGGGAGAAACTGGGTTTAAAGGATGGTGATAAGGTCTCTGTCGAGGTAAGGGTTGACGTTTGACCGCGCCGCTACCCATAGAGAGGCTTAGGAATCTTCAGAAGGCCATAGCCGCGAAGATGGTTGCGGAAGACTTCTTCGAGAGACCTCTTCGTAGGGTCGCGGGTGTGGATGTTGCTTACAGCAATTCTAAGGCCTATGCAGCTATAGTCATCACGGAGCTGCCAGGCTTCAAAGTAGTAGAAGAGACTGTCTACGTCGGTAGGGCTCCGATACCTTACATACCAGGCTTATTGGCGTTCAGGGAAGGCCCACTTATCCTGAAGGTCTTAACGGTCGTTAGAAACAGATTCCAGGTTCTTTTAATCAACGGACATGGGATAGCTCACCCTCTTAGATGTGGATTAGCTACCTATGTAGGTGTCTTAGCAAGTAAACCCACAGTCGGAGTCGCTGGGAAATTGTTAGTAGGCCGTGTACTCCAACAGCCTAAGAAACCTTTGGAGTATACACCTATACAGTTCGAGGGGAATATTGTGGGATACTGTCTTAAGCCTAGGGGGCGTGGTAAACCTATATACGTGTCTCCGGGGCATCTCGTGTCGCTTGATGGAGCTTTAGACGTAGCTATAGCTTCTCTCGGCCGTTATAGAATGCCAGAGCCCCTCAGACTAGCCCATCTAGCCGCTAACCGGGCTAGACGATCCGACCATAGCGAATAGAGAAATATTTTGACGACATTAACCTATGTGAGGACTTCTCAAGGCCTCTTCAAGCCTCCTTATAGCATTTTCAAGACTTCGTCTTCTAATTTCGATGATGAGTTCTCCTCTAGTGGCTTCGATGACCCGTCTAACCCTATCTAGCCTAGCCCTCAGGCCTACGGACGCGGCATATGGAGAGTCTATCTTCATAGACTCGTCGTAGATCGTATCCATCAGCTTCAGGAGACGTTCAGC from Candidatus Bathyarchaeota archaeon includes these protein-coding regions:
- a CDS encoding endonuclease V is translated as MTAPLPIERLRNLQKAIAAKMVAEDFFERPLRRVAGVDVAYSNSKAYAAIVITELPGFKVVEETVYVGRAPIPYIPGLLAFREGPLILKVLTVVRNRFQVLLINGHGIAHPLRCGLATYVGVLASKPTVGVAGKLLVGRVLQQPKKPLEYTPIQFEGNIVGYCLKPRGRGKPIYVSPGHLVSLDGALDVAIASLGRYRMPEPLRLAHLAANRARRSDHSE